The proteins below are encoded in one region of Candidatus Polarisedimenticolia bacterium:
- a CDS encoding secondary thiamine-phosphate synthase enzyme YjbQ, producing the protein MKIANASIAVKSPSRTAIVNVTAGARTELARAGLRHGLALITVPHTTCGLCVNEDETGLRDDLVRLASRLVDLVRPEEGFRHDAVDDNARAHLSAVLFGHSVTLPVVEGSLVLGTWQSLFLIEIDGPRTRRLDLAFLGE; encoded by the coding sequence ATGAAGATTGCGAACGCCTCGATCGCAGTGAAGTCCCCGTCCCGGACCGCGATCGTCAACGTCACCGCCGGAGCCCGCACGGAGCTGGCGCGCGCGGGGCTGAGGCACGGGCTGGCGTTGATCACCGTCCCCCACACCACCTGCGGCCTGTGCGTCAACGAAGACGAGACCGGGCTCAGGGACGACCTGGTGCGGCTGGCCTCCCGCCTGGTCGACCTGGTCCGTCCGGAGGAGGGCTTCCGGCATGACGCGGTGGACGACAACGCCAGGGCGCACCTGTCGGCGGTCCTCTTCGGCCATTCGGTGACCCTTCCGGTCGTCGAGGGGAGCCTGGTGCTCGGCACCTGGCAGAGCCTCTTCCTGATCGAAATCGACGGGCCGCGCACCCGCAGGCTCGACCTGGCCTTCCTGGGGGAGTAG
- a CDS encoding DUF2298 domain-containing protein: protein MSELLRAYLVTTLCGWSVFPLLRLILARLPDRGYAVSRSFGIVVSAWLAWMAAGAMGRPLTRTLALGAVLAVGGASAAIAAWWRSSGEASEGETAQGGAGSRPAPWRSMLWVEVLFVSGLVLFTWIEGHNPAVDPDSERFMDFAILRADLRGPGLPLTDPWFAGADLSYYHFGYAMTAFLVRCAGADASRFFTAAVALQHALLWIAAFGIGLALSGRLRGGIGAAFLVLGAGNLEWVRQWAHHGFGARLDWFASSRVVAEAISECPWFSLLWGDLHPYVIALPMVAGALAFPLAESLPASGALEQAREARLRLARAVCFAFLCGALLATHPWDLPIVTLVAPVLLLVGEGTHRLSRAALWAVVPVISCLPFLPFLRGLGAPHRTIGRVPRGSDPGEWLMAFGPFVLLAALGAIRVVPFRGRTGLHGREDGIRTRLALTLAGAGVLCALVPEMVYLRDLFDATPLRRMNTVFKLHRLAWLLMGLAAAWLVDLLSRETSRRRWAGWTGLGLTLAAALVYPLEGTAAWLRGRSSEIRSVDGPEAREALSPGAEADALFRALHPGDASAAAFIARTAAPGEAILEETGEPYTWSSRIGTFSGVPTVLGWGNHEAVWRQDWASVLRRREDIASIYAAQGPDEACPLLGSYGARFVVLGERERQRYGPRAGRFAAAARPEFAGAGTEVYDVRAICGPLPPDGAAPP, encoded by the coding sequence ATGTCCGAACTTCTGCGCGCCTACCTGGTCACGACGCTCTGCGGCTGGTCGGTGTTCCCGCTCCTGCGCCTGATCCTCGCCCGGCTCCCGGATCGGGGTTACGCCGTGTCGCGATCCTTCGGCATCGTCGTGTCCGCATGGCTGGCCTGGATGGCGGCCGGCGCCATGGGGCGGCCGCTCACGCGGACCCTGGCGCTCGGCGCGGTCCTGGCTGTGGGCGGAGCCAGCGCGGCGATCGCCGCGTGGTGGCGCTCGTCCGGAGAGGCCTCCGAGGGAGAGACGGCCCAAGGCGGGGCCGGCTCGCGACCGGCGCCCTGGCGTTCCATGTTGTGGGTGGAGGTCCTGTTCGTGTCCGGGCTGGTTCTATTCACCTGGATCGAGGGGCACAACCCCGCCGTCGATCCCGACAGCGAGCGCTTCATGGACTTCGCGATCCTGCGCGCTGACCTGCGCGGCCCCGGACTGCCGCTGACCGATCCCTGGTTCGCCGGGGCCGACCTGTCCTACTACCATTTCGGCTACGCCATGACGGCGTTTCTGGTGCGCTGCGCCGGAGCCGATGCGTCCCGGTTCTTCACCGCGGCCGTCGCCCTGCAGCATGCGCTGCTGTGGATCGCCGCCTTCGGGATCGGCCTCGCCCTGTCCGGCCGCCTCCGCGGGGGCATCGGCGCCGCATTTCTCGTGCTCGGGGCCGGGAATCTCGAGTGGGTGCGGCAGTGGGCGCATCATGGGTTCGGGGCGCGGCTGGACTGGTTCGCCTCGTCGCGGGTGGTCGCCGAGGCGATCAGCGAGTGTCCCTGGTTCAGCCTGCTCTGGGGGGACCTCCACCCCTACGTCATCGCCCTGCCGATGGTCGCCGGCGCGCTGGCCTTTCCCCTGGCGGAGTCCCTGCCGGCTTCCGGCGCGCTCGAACAGGCGCGGGAAGCGCGCCTGCGTCTGGCCCGCGCCGTTTGCTTCGCCTTCCTGTGCGGCGCGCTGCTCGCCACCCATCCGTGGGACCTGCCGATCGTGACGCTCGTGGCGCCGGTCCTGCTGCTCGTCGGGGAAGGCACGCATCGTCTGTCGCGCGCCGCACTGTGGGCCGTCGTCCCGGTCATCTCCTGTCTGCCCTTCCTGCCGTTCCTGCGCGGGCTCGGTGCGCCGCACCGGACCATCGGCCGCGTGCCGCGGGGGAGCGATCCGGGAGAATGGCTGATGGCGTTCGGGCCGTTCGTCCTGCTGGCCGCCCTCGGCGCGATCCGGGTCGTGCCGTTCCGTGGGAGGACGGGACTCCATGGCCGGGAGGACGGGATCCGTACCCGCCTGGCGCTGACCCTCGCCGGCGCCGGTGTGCTCTGCGCGCTGGTCCCGGAGATGGTGTACCTTCGGGACCTGTTTGACGCGACGCCCCTGCGCCGGATGAACACGGTGTTCAAGCTGCATCGCCTCGCATGGCTCCTGATGGGCCTCGCGGCCGCATGGCTGGTGGACCTCCTGTCGCGCGAGACCTCTCGCCGCCGATGGGCGGGATGGACCGGCCTGGGACTGACCCTGGCTGCGGCGCTCGTCTACCCCCTCGAGGGCACCGCCGCCTGGCTGCGGGGACGGTCCTCGGAAATCCGGAGTGTGGATGGCCCCGAGGCGCGGGAGGCGCTCTCTCCGGGGGCCGAGGCGGACGCGCTGTTCCGCGCGCTTCATCCCGGAGACGCGTCGGCCGCGGCGTTCATCGCCCGGACCGCCGCTCCAGGCGAGGCGATCCTGGAGGAGACCGGAGAGCCGTACACGTGGTCCTCCCGCATCGGCACGTTCAGCGGCGTGCCGACGGTTCTGGGATGGGGGAACCATGAGGCGGTGTGGCGTCAGGACTGGGCATCGGTCCTCAGGCGCCGCGAGGACATCGCGTCCATTTATGCAGCTCAGGGCCCGGATGAGGCGTGCCCTCTTCTCGGCTCCTACGGTGCGCGGTTCGTCGTGCTGGGGGAGCGGGAGCGGCAGCGGTACGGCCCCCGTGCCGGACGTTTCGCGGCGGCGGCGCGGCCGGAGTTCGCGGGAGCCGGCACGGAGGTCTACGATGTCCGGGCGATCTGCGGGCCCCTGCCGCCGGACGGCGCGGCCCCCCCGTGA
- a CDS encoding flippase activity-associated protein Agl23 — protein MPWIPVLLAGALRFLRLGLRPLHHDEGSNVIFLLRLLREGTYDYDPSNYHGPLLYLLSGVPLFLFGVTTEMLRAVPALLGTLMAALPWCLRREIGESGAVAAGVLLATSPSLVWYSRDNIHEIYLVFLTLLLVVGLVRGLAPGRDAWLMVAGAALGGMLATKETAGLSVCALLVGVVASRGGGLPAPRRSVLVAAALVAALVAIALYTDFFVDPGGLRRPFEALTIWGGRGFSGDGHRKPWWYFLGILAREEPAILVAAFTGTVVALRRRDRFARLLAAWGTTILVVYSAIPYKTPWLVLNIVLPLALLGGGVFGSMAGREPAGGLAAGGVPRRLAAVLALVAAAAFSARRAVDLAFVRYDDDRASPLIYVQTRRSALQLVDRIEEEARRHPLGKAIPIQILSPDYLPLNWYLRDFTDVGYYGSVVEDPGGPVVIARSDSADRVAAMLGAGYSRETYALRPGVDLCLFLALVPEPPPD, from the coding sequence GTGCCCTGGATCCCCGTGCTCCTGGCCGGGGCGTTGCGGTTTCTGCGGCTCGGCCTGCGACCGCTGCACCATGACGAAGGGTCGAATGTCATCTTCCTCCTGCGTCTCCTGCGCGAGGGGACCTACGACTACGATCCGTCGAATTATCACGGTCCGCTTCTCTATCTCCTGTCCGGGGTGCCGCTGTTCCTGTTCGGCGTCACGACCGAGATGCTCCGGGCGGTCCCGGCGCTCCTCGGCACCCTCATGGCGGCGCTTCCCTGGTGCCTGCGCCGGGAGATCGGAGAATCGGGGGCGGTCGCGGCGGGCGTCCTTCTGGCGACGTCGCCGTCTCTGGTCTGGTACTCCCGCGACAATATCCACGAGATCTACCTCGTCTTCCTGACCCTGCTCCTGGTCGTCGGCCTGGTCCGCGGTCTGGCGCCGGGGCGGGACGCCTGGCTCATGGTGGCCGGTGCCGCCCTGGGCGGGATGCTGGCCACCAAGGAGACCGCCGGCCTGAGCGTGTGCGCGCTTCTCGTCGGTGTCGTCGCCTCGCGCGGCGGGGGCCTGCCGGCCCCGCGCCGGTCCGTGCTCGTCGCCGCCGCGCTGGTCGCGGCGCTCGTGGCCATCGCCCTGTATACCGATTTCTTCGTCGATCCGGGCGGCCTGCGGCGCCCGTTCGAGGCTCTGACGATCTGGGGCGGCAGGGGCTTCAGCGGCGACGGCCATCGAAAGCCCTGGTGGTACTTCCTCGGAATCCTCGCGCGGGAAGAGCCGGCGATCCTGGTCGCGGCGTTCACCGGAACGGTCGTGGCGCTGCGGCGCCGCGACCGGTTCGCCCGGCTTCTGGCCGCCTGGGGCACCACGATCCTGGTCGTCTATTCGGCCATTCCCTACAAGACTCCGTGGCTGGTGCTGAATATCGTCCTTCCTCTGGCCCTCCTGGGCGGGGGGGTCTTCGGATCGATGGCAGGGCGGGAGCCCGCGGGCGGTCTCGCGGCGGGCGGCGTTCCTCGGCGCCTGGCGGCCGTGCTGGCGCTGGTCGCCGCCGCGGCCTTTTCGGCCCGTCGCGCCGTCGATCTCGCCTTCGTGCGCTACGACGACGATCGGGCCAGCCCCCTGATCTATGTCCAGACCCGGCGCTCGGCCCTGCAGCTCGTCGACCGCATCGAGGAGGAGGCCAGGCGGCACCCGCTTGGAAAGGCCATCCCCATCCAGATCCTCTCGCCGGACTATCTGCCGCTCAACTGGTACCTGCGTGATTTCACGGACGTCGGGTATTACGGGTCGGTGGTCGAGGATCCCGGCGGCCCGGTCGTGATCGCCCGCTCCGACTCGGCCGATCGAGTGGCGGCGATGCTGGGCGCGGGGTATTCCCGCGAGACCTATGCGCTCCGGCCGGGCGTGGACCTCTGCCTCTTCCTGGCGCTTGTGCCCGAGCCGCCGCCCGACTAG
- a CDS encoding DUF2203 domain-containing protein: MSPDQTYSRFFTLDEANALIPRLRPKVEELLATFKEIRSEIETAASQAGLPPDSPDLAKHLESRAIAPGLFNRVKGLIGELQDQGCLVNGPEVGLVDFPCVYNNEIVFLCWKYGEARVGYWHRIPDGFAGRRPLLDVSGPEEETRVH; encoded by the coding sequence ATGAGTCCCGATCAGACGTACAGCAGGTTCTTCACCCTCGACGAGGCCAATGCCCTGATCCCGAGATTGAGACCGAAGGTGGAGGAGCTCCTCGCCACCTTCAAGGAGATCCGCTCCGAGATCGAGACGGCGGCCAGCCAGGCCGGGCTGCCGCCGGACAGCCCGGATCTCGCGAAGCACCTCGAGTCGCGCGCCATCGCGCCCGGTCTGTTCAACAGGGTGAAGGGGCTGATCGGGGAGCTGCAGGACCAGGGATGCCTGGTCAACGGGCCCGAGGTGGGGCTCGTCGACTTCCCCTGCGTCTACAACAACGAGATCGTTTTTCTATGCTGGAAGTACGGCGAGGCGAGGGTCGGCTACTGGCACCGGATTCCGGACGGGTTCGCCGGGCGGCGCCCGCTGCTGGACGTGTCCGGCCCCGAGGAGGAGACGCGGGTCCATTGA
- a CDS encoding TIGR00730 family Rossman fold protein — MSRHSKVPHASAEDDAVDRHDEGPRVRSMRDVAPKDTWTLFKIMGEFVEGFETLRPVEPAVSIFGGSRVRKNSRYYRKAVQVSQALAREGFSIITGGGPGIMEAANLGARRGGGRSIGLNIRLPFEHRPNRHIDTLVNFNYFFARKVMFIKYACAYVVFPGGYGTLDEAFEALTLVQTHKVDNFPVIMIGRDFWEGLVRWMRREMLGGGMISRDDQRLFTVTDDAQEVCRLVREGWRRRVQGNGEDAPR, encoded by the coding sequence GTGAGCCGCCATTCGAAGGTCCCGCATGCCTCCGCAGAGGACGACGCCGTCGATCGTCACGACGAGGGACCGCGCGTGCGTTCCATGCGCGACGTGGCGCCGAAAGACACCTGGACCCTGTTCAAGATCATGGGGGAGTTCGTCGAGGGGTTCGAGACGCTCCGCCCCGTCGAGCCTGCGGTCTCGATCTTCGGCGGCTCCCGCGTCCGCAAGAACTCGCGTTATTACCGCAAGGCGGTGCAGGTATCCCAGGCCCTGGCGCGCGAGGGGTTCTCGATCATCACCGGCGGCGGCCCCGGGATCATGGAGGCGGCGAACCTCGGCGCCCGCCGCGGAGGCGGCCGATCGATCGGGCTCAACATCCGTCTGCCGTTCGAGCACAGGCCGAACCGTCATATCGACACCCTGGTGAATTTCAACTACTTCTTCGCGCGCAAGGTCATGTTCATCAAGTACGCCTGCGCCTACGTCGTCTTTCCCGGCGGATACGGGACCCTCGACGAGGCGTTCGAAGCGTTGACCCTCGTCCAGACCCACAAGGTCGACAACTTCCCGGTGATCATGATCGGGCGCGATTTCTGGGAGGGTCTCGTGAGATGGATGCGGCGCGAGATGCTGGGCGGCGGGATGATCAGCCGGGACGACCAGCGCCTGTTCACCGTGACGGACGACGCCCAGGAGGTGTGCCGCCTGGTGCGTGAAGGATGGCGCCGGCGCGTTCAGGGAAACGGCGAGGACGCCCCGCGCTGA
- the rlmD gene encoding 23S rRNA (uracil(1939)-C(5))-methyltransferase RlmD, producing the protein MSLREGAPRRGEEVTVDIVDLAFGGRGVGRVAGFVVFVEGALPGESVRARVLRVKAGYAEAVAGRVLSRSPERIDPPCRHYGTCGGCDLQHLAPAAQAEAKGLQVRAMLTRIAGLADPPVEPAVVAGTPTAYRFRMDFDWGTGSDGRPILGLHGAGRPEEIVPIERCLLMPDLANAIRGFAAERTRRLGLAAWDRKRRRGLLRRLGLQMAQGTGEVLVTLESGRGDPPALAELARDLVRAFPRVVGVVRREFDRLDRLVGESILFGRDHLFEEVEGDRLKVPAGSFFQPNAPGAARLRQVVLAALDAGAHESILELHCGVGFFSLPVARRARQVTGLDVSREAVAAARDNAARAGLANTRFLCRDVEESLPELLRETGPDALLLDPPRTGLPRTATQAIATAAVARVVYVSCDPATLARDIRLLGEKGGLRLRSVTPLDLFPQTHHLECVARLERMVVRSL; encoded by the coding sequence ATGAGCCTGCGCGAAGGGGCCCCGCGCAGGGGCGAGGAGGTGACCGTCGACATCGTCGACCTGGCCTTCGGCGGACGCGGCGTCGGCCGCGTGGCGGGGTTCGTGGTGTTCGTCGAGGGGGCCCTGCCAGGGGAATCGGTGCGGGCGCGCGTCCTGCGCGTCAAGGCCGGCTACGCCGAGGCGGTCGCCGGGCGGGTGCTGTCCCGATCGCCCGAACGGATCGACCCGCCCTGCCGGCACTACGGCACGTGCGGCGGCTGCGACCTCCAGCATCTGGCTCCTGCGGCTCAGGCGGAGGCCAAGGGCCTCCAGGTGAGGGCGATGCTCACCCGCATCGCGGGACTGGCCGATCCGCCCGTGGAGCCGGCGGTCGTGGCCGGGACGCCGACCGCGTACAGGTTCAGGATGGACTTCGATTGGGGAACGGGATCGGACGGGCGCCCGATCCTCGGACTGCACGGCGCCGGCCGTCCGGAGGAGATCGTGCCGATCGAGCGCTGCCTCCTGATGCCCGATCTGGCGAACGCGATCCGGGGATTCGCCGCCGAGCGGACCCGGCGCCTGGGGCTCGCCGCGTGGGACCGCAAGCGGCGCAGAGGGCTCCTGCGGCGGCTCGGACTCCAGATGGCCCAGGGCACGGGGGAGGTCCTGGTCACGCTCGAGTCGGGACGCGGAGATCCCCCGGCGCTCGCCGAGCTGGCGCGCGATCTCGTGCGCGCCTTCCCGCGCGTCGTCGGAGTGGTCCGACGCGAATTCGACCGTCTCGATCGGCTGGTGGGGGAGTCCATCCTTTTCGGCAGGGATCACCTGTTCGAGGAGGTGGAGGGGGATCGCTTGAAGGTGCCCGCCGGCTCGTTCTTTCAGCCGAACGCGCCGGGTGCCGCCCGGTTGCGCCAGGTGGTGCTCGCGGCGCTCGATGCGGGGGCCCACGAGTCGATCCTCGAGCTCCATTGCGGGGTCGGTTTCTTTTCCCTGCCGGTGGCGCGCCGGGCGAGGCAGGTCACGGGTCTCGACGTGTCGCGGGAGGCGGTGGCTGCGGCGCGTGACAATGCGGCCCGGGCCGGGCTGGCGAACACGCGCTTCCTGTGCAGGGACGTGGAGGAGTCGCTCCCCGAGCTCCTGCGGGAGACCGGCCCCGACGCCCTGCTGCTCGACCCGCCGCGCACCGGGTTGCCGCGGACCGCAACGCAGGCCATCGCGACCGCAGCGGTCGCGCGGGTGGTCTATGTGTCCTGCGACCCGGCGACCCTGGCGCGGGATATCAGGCTGCTGGGGGAGAAGGGAGGGTTGCGACTGCGGTCGGTGACGCCTCTCGACCTGTTCCCGCAGACCCACCACCTGGAATGCGTGGCGCGGCTCGAGCGCATGGTGGTGCGGAGCTTGTAG